Proteins encoded within one genomic window of Alteribacter populi:
- the paaK gene encoding phenylacetate--CoA ligase PaaK, producing MSTFVQEETWGQSEMAELQFMRLKETVNRVYQNVPFYRHAFESEGITSDDVRSLADLQRLPFTKKHHLRDNYPFDLIATPMDEVVRIHGSSGTSGKPTVVAYTKKDIEHWSDIVARAIYMAGGRRGDLLHNAYGYGLFTGGLGLHHGSERLGCATIPMSGGNTARQITLIQDFKPRVISATPSYLMNIGETMKEMGMDPTESSLKYAILGAEPWSEEMRAAIEALFDLKAMDIYGLSEVMGPGIAMECVDCQDGLHIAEDHFIVEVIDPETLLPVPDGDDGELVFTSLTKEALPIIRYRTGDIASITREPCRCGRTTTKMSRVKGRIDDMLIIRGVNVFPSEIERYILQMDELVCHYQIHLHKKGVMDLAELHVEVCESFFDALPDKDLTHPIAEDLVKRIQRTLKMQALVSMDVFLKKPNSIPRSEGKAKRIVDHRSPTLSVSK from the coding sequence ATGTCAACTTTTGTTCAAGAAGAAACGTGGGGACAGTCCGAAATGGCTGAACTTCAGTTTATGCGATTAAAAGAAACGGTCAATCGGGTCTATCAAAATGTACCTTTCTATCGTCATGCATTTGAAAGTGAAGGAATCACATCAGATGATGTGAGATCCTTAGCCGACCTGCAACGTTTACCATTTACAAAGAAGCACCATTTACGAGATAATTATCCGTTTGATTTAATTGCTACACCTATGGATGAAGTGGTTCGAATACACGGGTCATCAGGTACGAGTGGAAAGCCTACAGTTGTTGCATACACAAAAAAGGATATTGAGCATTGGTCAGATATTGTTGCAAGAGCCATTTATATGGCAGGAGGTCGAAGAGGAGACCTCCTTCACAATGCGTATGGCTATGGCTTATTTACTGGAGGGTTGGGATTGCATCATGGTTCGGAACGTTTAGGTTGTGCGACGATACCGATGTCAGGGGGAAACACAGCCAGACAAATCACTCTCATTCAAGATTTCAAACCAAGAGTTATAAGTGCGACACCTTCATATTTAATGAACATTGGCGAAACGATGAAAGAAATGGGAATGGATCCAACTGAATCAAGCTTAAAGTATGCGATTCTTGGTGCTGAACCTTGGTCTGAAGAAATGAGAGCAGCGATTGAAGCGTTATTTGACTTAAAAGCGATGGACATCTATGGATTAAGTGAAGTGATGGGACCTGGAATTGCGATGGAATGTGTTGATTGTCAAGACGGTCTCCATATCGCAGAAGATCACTTTATTGTTGAAGTAATTGACCCCGAAACGCTTTTACCGGTTCCGGATGGGGATGACGGGGAACTGGTGTTTACGAGTCTCACAAAAGAAGCGTTGCCAATTATTCGGTATCGTACAGGTGATATTGCCTCGATCACACGAGAGCCGTGTAGGTGCGGACGGACAACAACAAAAATGAGCCGTGTTAAAGGTCGGATTGATGACATGTTAATTATTAGAGGCGTTAATGTCTTCCCATCTGAAATTGAACGGTACATATTACAGATGGACGAGCTTGTTTGCCATTATCAGATTCATTTGCATAAAAAAGGCGTGATGGATCTAGCAGAACTACATGTGGAAGTGTGTGAATCGTTCTTTGATGCTTTACCTGATAAGGATTTGACTCATCCTATTGCAGAGGATTTAGTAAAACGTATTCAACGAACGTTAAAAATGCAAGCTCTCGTCTCTATGGATGTTTTTCTGAAAAAACCTAATTCGATTCCACGCTCAGAAGGTAAGGCAAAGCGAATCGTTGATCACCGTTCTCCAACATTATCAGTCTCAAAATAA
- a CDS encoding C40 family peptidase: MGTNNIISTGLHHLGVPYLYNAPPFQTNTFDCSSFIQYIFHKNGITLPRNSRQQFQIGSEISLKKIERGDLLFFTTSKRRKRAGIEKIGHVALYLGNGKILHTFRQGKKVKITKLKSHWKKGLIGARRIHMNQTEKDDN, from the coding sequence ATGGGCACCAATAACATTATTTCTACAGGGTTGCACCATTTGGGGGTGCCTTACTTATATAATGCTCCTCCCTTTCAAACAAACACTTTTGACTGCAGCTCATTTATTCAATACATTTTTCACAAAAACGGCATTACTCTTCCAAGAAACTCGCGGCAACAATTTCAAATAGGATCAGAAATCTCGCTAAAAAAAATAGAAAGAGGTGATCTATTATTCTTTACGACTTCTAAGCGCAGAAAAAGAGCTGGGATTGAAAAGATTGGACATGTCGCCCTTTATTTAGGAAATGGAAAGATCCTTCATACCTTTCGCCAAGGAAAGAAAGTGAAAATCACAAAACTTAAGTCTCACTGGAAAAAGGGATTAATCGGAGCGAGAAGAATACACATGAACCAAACAGAAAAAGATGACAATTGA
- a CDS encoding phospholipase D family protein, translating to MNSEVVKVQYKKKWTMKRVGRYVAGGLVGIFLLSSLFGYFKPLPEGISYEGEVHQGDVDLLIDLTYSSEDGTNKDQVIFDHIHDMINGSEEFILVDMFLFNDDYDRGEDYPPLAQDLVDALVEKKKEYPSIEIVVMTDPINSFYGSYQPEPFNQLEEYGIHLLVTDLTALRDSNPAYSGFWRAIPQWFGNSENGWLPNPFSPDAPEGTIRSYLKLLNFKANHRKVVINEKEGFVTSANPHDASGYHSNIGFVLRGNILEDLVESERAVAEMSGASEEWFDSFVVESTVEEDVDLNKVQIITEGKIKEHLIEEIGAANEDDTIYLGAFYLSDRKIIKELLKAADREVDVRLILDANKDAFGREKNGVPNRPVAYELMEKSDGKVQVRWYNTSGEQYHTKLMMIDKPEEAVLIGGSANFTKRNLGDLNLETNVKVVGDPQDETIVNARDYFTMLWTNDGAKYTLDYEEYKDDSRFNRWLYRFQEWSGLSTF from the coding sequence ATGAACAGTGAAGTGGTGAAGGTTCAATATAAAAAGAAATGGACAATGAAGAGGGTCGGCCGGTATGTTGCCGGAGGGCTGGTTGGGATTTTCCTGCTTTCCTCATTATTTGGTTACTTTAAACCGTTACCTGAAGGGATTTCTTATGAAGGAGAGGTCCATCAAGGCGATGTGGATTTATTAATTGATTTAACCTATTCGAGTGAGGACGGCACGAATAAGGATCAAGTTATTTTTGATCACATTCATGACATGATCAATGGGTCAGAGGAATTTATTTTGGTGGATATGTTTTTATTTAATGATGATTATGATCGTGGTGAAGATTATCCTCCACTCGCACAAGATTTAGTGGATGCTCTAGTTGAAAAAAAGAAAGAATATCCCTCGATAGAAATCGTCGTTATGACGGATCCTATTAACAGCTTTTATGGGTCATATCAACCAGAACCATTTAATCAGTTGGAGGAATATGGTATTCACTTACTTGTGACTGATTTAACAGCTCTTAGAGACTCGAATCCTGCTTATTCTGGCTTTTGGCGGGCGATTCCCCAATGGTTTGGAAATTCCGAAAATGGCTGGCTACCAAATCCGTTTAGCCCGGATGCCCCTGAAGGAACAATCCGCTCTTATTTGAAATTGTTGAACTTTAAAGCGAATCATCGGAAAGTAGTAATCAATGAAAAAGAAGGTTTTGTCACCTCTGCTAATCCTCATGACGCGAGTGGCTATCATTCTAATATTGGATTTGTTTTAAGAGGAAATATTTTAGAGGATCTCGTAGAATCAGAGCGAGCTGTTGCCGAAATGTCCGGTGCAAGTGAAGAATGGTTCGATTCGTTTGTTGTTGAGTCTACGGTCGAGGAGGACGTTGACTTAAACAAGGTTCAGATCATTACAGAGGGAAAAATAAAAGAGCATTTAATTGAGGAGATCGGTGCTGCAAATGAAGATGATACGATTTATTTAGGCGCATTTTATTTATCCGATCGCAAGATAATTAAGGAATTGCTTAAAGCTGCGGATCGAGAGGTTGATGTCAGATTAATTTTAGATGCAAATAAGGATGCGTTCGGACGTGAGAAAAATGGTGTTCCAAACCGACCGGTAGCCTATGAACTAATGGAGAAATCAGATGGTAAAGTTCAAGTGAGGTGGTATAACACGAGCGGTGAGCAGTACCACACCAAGTTAATGATGATCGATAAGCCCGAAGAAGCAGTATTAATAGGAGGGTCAGCTAACTTTACGAAACGAAACCTCGGAGATTTAAACTTAGAAACAAACGTAAAGGTTGTCGGTGACCCGCAAGACGAAACGATTGTGAATGCCAGAGATTATTTTACGATGCTTTGGACTAATGATGGTGCAAAATACACATTAGATTATGAGGAATATAAGGATGATTCGCGATTTAATCGGTGGTTATATCGTTTCCAAGAATGGAGCGGACTGTCGACGTTTTAA
- the abc-f gene encoding ribosomal protection-like ABC-F family protein — protein MLLLEANQIEKSYGDRLIIKVEQLQVYEGDRIGIVGKNGEGKSTLLKMIVGELEPDQGKVQKFCSVAYIPQLEDAGFTGADKENNQWNVPLGDSLSGGEETRKKIAAALSSDANVIVADEPTSHLDVKGVEKFEQEMQSFRGAFVIISHDRQLLNQVCTSIWEVEGGEVTTYEGNYSDYLDQKGHAKKREWFEYEQYQKEKERLVQAKLEKSKHSKSLKKAPKRMGNSEARLHKRSVGLKKAKLDKSGKSIQSRIDQLEKKERPKTEDELIFDMSHFKPIHSRAVVSFDRVSARVGARTLFTDLQGFIKPGEKVAITGDNGTGKSTLLKMLVRGYDGISVAQPAVIGYFHQQLENLEENKSILENVKETSQYSEQFIRTVLSRLLFKREEVQKQVHMLSGGERVKTALAKVFLGDYNVLLLDEPTNFLDLHTKEALQTVLKSYPGTILFVTHDRYFVKELAKRVIVIENEKAVLKEIDNLNQIDKSVGKQNDESNALAIEMELTETISKLSMSVGDKEKEELEEKYQELLKMRKRLNK, from the coding sequence ATGCTTTTATTAGAAGCGAATCAAATTGAAAAAAGTTATGGTGACCGTCTTATTATAAAGGTGGAGCAGCTTCAAGTATACGAAGGTGATCGTATCGGTATCGTTGGTAAAAATGGTGAAGGGAAATCAACACTTCTAAAAATGATAGTTGGTGAACTTGAGCCTGATCAAGGTAAGGTGCAGAAATTTTGCTCAGTTGCTTATATTCCCCAACTTGAGGACGCGGGTTTTACGGGGGCTGACAAAGAAAACAACCAGTGGAACGTACCCTTGGGCGATTCTCTTAGCGGGGGTGAAGAAACGCGGAAGAAAATTGCTGCCGCTCTTTCATCAGATGCAAATGTTATTGTCGCCGATGAACCAACCAGTCATCTCGATGTGAAAGGCGTTGAAAAATTTGAGCAAGAAATGCAAAGCTTTCGAGGTGCTTTTGTGATTATTTCCCATGACCGACAACTGTTGAATCAAGTTTGTACGTCAATTTGGGAAGTGGAAGGTGGTGAGGTCACCACTTATGAAGGAAATTACAGTGACTACTTGGATCAAAAAGGGCACGCGAAAAAGCGAGAGTGGTTTGAGTATGAACAGTATCAGAAGGAAAAAGAACGGTTAGTTCAAGCAAAATTAGAGAAAAGTAAGCATTCTAAGTCACTAAAAAAAGCCCCAAAAAGGATGGGCAATTCCGAGGCGAGGCTCCATAAAAGAAGTGTGGGCCTAAAGAAAGCTAAGCTCGATAAAAGTGGTAAATCGATTCAATCAAGAATTGATCAGTTAGAGAAAAAGGAAAGGCCAAAAACCGAAGATGAGCTTATTTTTGATATGAGTCATTTTAAACCAATCCACAGTCGTGCGGTCGTGTCGTTTGATCGAGTGAGTGCACGGGTGGGTGCTAGGACACTGTTTACGGATTTACAAGGATTCATTAAACCAGGAGAAAAAGTAGCAATAACCGGGGATAATGGCACAGGTAAATCTACCCTGCTGAAAATGCTTGTCAGAGGTTATGATGGGATTTCTGTTGCACAACCAGCAGTGATCGGATATTTTCACCAGCAGTTAGAAAATCTTGAAGAAAATAAGTCGATTTTAGAAAACGTGAAAGAAACGAGTCAATACTCAGAACAGTTTATCCGTACGGTTTTATCAAGGCTGCTTTTTAAACGAGAAGAGGTTCAAAAGCAAGTTCATATGTTAAGTGGAGGAGAGCGTGTAAAAACGGCGTTAGCCAAAGTGTTTTTAGGTGATTATAACGTTTTGTTACTCGACGAGCCGACGAATTTTCTCGACCTTCATACAAAAGAAGCGCTGCAAACTGTTCTAAAATCGTACCCGGGGACAATTCTTTTTGTTACTCATGATCGATATTTTGTTAAAGAATTAGCAAAGCGTGTCATTGTTATTGAAAACGAGAAAGCGGTTTTAAAAGAAATTGATAATCTTAATCAAATCGATAAATCGGTTGGAAAACAAAATGATGAGTCTAATGCACTCGCCATTGAGATGGAGTTAACTGAGACGATTAGTAAATTATCAATGTCGGTTGGGGATAAGGAGAAGGAGGAGTTAGAGGAAAAATATCAGGAATTGTTAAAAATGAGAAAACGATTAAACAAATAA
- the proC gene encoding pyrroline-5-carboxylate reductase yields MSTNLRVAFIGAGNMAEAMISGIVKTGTLEPEQVIVTNRSNEDRLLELHNQYGIQGIVRDRLPISSADVIILAMKPKDAEESLISIKDQIRPNQVVMSVLAGISTSFMEEHLQDGQQVIRVMPNTSSMIQESATAISPGEHVTMKNVKVAKSLLRCIGEVYVIEEEQMDLFTGIAGSGPAYFYYLMENIEKTAIENGMSVAKAREIGAQTILGAAKMMLERDETPAELRKNITSPNGTTASGLEALADSGGGSAIKAAVLGAMNRSKEISEQLEKTPVHQ; encoded by the coding sequence ATGTCAACAAATTTACGCGTAGCCTTTATCGGGGCAGGAAATATGGCAGAAGCGATGATTTCTGGGATTGTCAAAACGGGAACATTAGAACCAGAGCAAGTGATCGTTACGAACCGAAGTAACGAAGATCGCTTACTGGAACTTCATAACCAATATGGAATTCAAGGAATCGTTCGGGATCGCTTACCGATATCATCGGCGGACGTAATTATATTGGCGATGAAGCCAAAAGACGCCGAGGAGTCACTTATTTCGATTAAAGATCAAATCCGTCCGAATCAAGTGGTGATGAGCGTATTAGCTGGCATATCCACTTCATTTATGGAAGAGCATTTACAAGACGGGCAGCAGGTGATTCGCGTAATGCCAAACACTTCAAGCATGATTCAAGAATCAGCTACAGCCATCTCACCCGGTGAACATGTGACAATGAAAAACGTGAAGGTTGCTAAAAGCTTACTAAGATGCATCGGTGAAGTGTATGTGATAGAAGAAGAGCAAATGGACTTATTTACTGGAATTGCTGGAAGCGGTCCTGCTTACTTTTATTATCTCATGGAAAACATCGAAAAAACGGCGATTGAGAACGGCATGAGTGTTGCTAAAGCAAGAGAGATTGGCGCTCAAACGATCTTAGGTGCAGCAAAAATGATGCTTGAGCGTGACGAAACACCAGCGGAACTTCGCAAAAATATTACTTCTCCGAATGGCACAACCGCATCTGGTCTTGAAGCACTGGCTGATAGTGGCGGAGGAAGTGCGATCAAAGCTGCCGTTCTAGGCGCAATGAACCGTTCAAAAGAAATCAGTGAACAGCTAGAAAAAACACCGGTCCACCAATAA
- the proB gene encoding glutamate 5-kinase produces MSLTKRVVIKIGSSSLTSQSGDISRRKLENLTDQVAELKDQGHEVLLVSSGAVAAGYRTLGFVNRPDSLPEKQAAASVGQGRLIETYSELFSSHGYAASQILITRSDFSEEKRYNNVRNTINVLLERGIVPIVNENDTVTTDRLCFGDNDTLSAKVAGLAAADQLIILSDIDGLYNADPRKDSSAELLEKVSEITEDIEDMAGEPGSDVGTGGMRSKIDAFKISMASGIPSFLGRSGVDNILVEAVNETATGTYFTCKESDPNLDHKRQWIAFNSGPEGEITIEEEARHAIVDDKTHLLPSQVYQINGHFDKGSVVHIKDVNGTKLGLGKMNYSSEDLAKFQMRKTQDPSQEAVMNSEAFVCELEIAIPVGV; encoded by the coding sequence ATGTCGCTAACAAAACGAGTCGTAATTAAAATTGGAAGCAGCTCATTAACGAGCCAATCAGGAGACATTAGTCGTAGAAAACTTGAAAATTTAACAGACCAAGTTGCGGAGCTGAAAGACCAAGGACACGAAGTCTTGCTTGTTTCATCTGGTGCAGTAGCCGCTGGTTATCGTACCCTTGGGTTTGTAAATCGACCAGATTCCCTGCCGGAAAAGCAAGCTGCTGCTTCCGTTGGCCAAGGGCGTTTGATCGAAACGTATTCTGAACTTTTTTCTTCACATGGCTATGCTGCATCTCAAATTTTAATTACACGTAGCGATTTTTCAGAAGAAAAGCGTTATAACAATGTTCGCAACACCATTAACGTTCTCTTAGAGCGAGGGATAGTACCCATTGTGAATGAAAATGATACCGTTACTACTGACCGACTTTGCTTCGGGGATAATGACACCCTTTCTGCCAAGGTCGCAGGTCTTGCCGCAGCGGATCAACTGATTATTTTATCCGATATTGATGGTCTGTATAACGCGGACCCGCGAAAAGACTCATCAGCTGAATTATTAGAGAAAGTATCAGAAATTACCGAAGACATTGAAGACATGGCAGGTGAACCAGGGTCGGATGTTGGAACAGGCGGGATGCGTTCTAAAATCGATGCCTTTAAAATTTCAATGGCATCCGGCATTCCATCTTTCTTGGGACGTTCTGGTGTGGATAACATCTTAGTTGAAGCAGTGAATGAAACAGCAACTGGCACGTATTTTACGTGCAAAGAATCTGATCCAAATTTAGATCATAAACGTCAATGGATCGCATTTAACTCAGGTCCGGAAGGCGAGATTACGATAGAAGAAGAGGCAAGACACGCGATTGTCGATGATAAAACGCATTTACTCCCGAGTCAGGTGTATCAAATCAACGGACACTTTGATAAAGGCTCGGTTGTTCACATTAAAGATGTAAATGGTACAAAGCTAGGGCTAGGTAAAATGAATTATTCCTCAGAAGACTTAGCGAAATTTCAAATGAGAAAAACGCAAGACCCATCGCAGGAAGCTGTAATGAATAGTGAAGCGTTCGTTTGTGAGCTTGAAATTGCAATACCTGTCGGTGTATAA
- a CDS encoding glutamate-5-semialdehyde dehydrogenase: protein MTTVVEPVNVKAQAKLAQKASKSLGMLSTEEKNEALRVVADHLDQNTAAIMTANEQDLQNGREANFEDAYMDRLALSEGRIQEFAQGLRDVAKLEDPAGEVVTEWTLENGLDVQTIRVPLGVIGMIYEARPNVTVDATGLALKSGNAIVLKGGSTAIHSNRAIVKLMKEALGNTAVSADAVQFIDSTDREATEQLFTMKEHIDVLIPRGGGKLIQAVVNNATVPVLETGVGNCHIYVDKDADVDKAISIFVNAKTDRPAVCNAAETLIIHREWLKANKDALVKALEKHSIGVYGDESAVAAIPGAKSATEDNWAKEFLSLDVAVKIVDDASEAIEHIDTYGTKHSEAIVTENAETAKRFMGLVDAAAIYHNASTRFTDGSALGFGAEIGISTQKLHARGPMGLPALTTVKYVMSGNGQVR, encoded by the coding sequence GTGACGACAGTCGTCGAACCAGTAAACGTAAAAGCACAAGCAAAACTAGCACAAAAAGCATCAAAATCTTTAGGCATGCTCTCGACTGAAGAAAAAAATGAAGCACTTCGTGTAGTGGCTGACCATTTAGACCAAAATACAGCCGCAATTATGACTGCGAACGAACAAGATCTACAAAACGGTCGTGAAGCGAATTTCGAGGATGCTTATATGGACCGTCTTGCATTAAGTGAAGGGCGTATTCAGGAATTTGCTCAAGGACTTCGAGATGTAGCAAAGCTAGAAGATCCTGCCGGTGAAGTTGTAACGGAATGGACGCTTGAAAACGGTTTGGATGTCCAAACGATTCGTGTACCGCTTGGCGTTATTGGTATGATCTATGAAGCACGTCCGAACGTAACCGTGGACGCTACCGGTTTGGCTTTGAAATCCGGTAATGCGATCGTGTTAAAAGGTGGATCCACAGCGATACACTCAAACCGAGCAATTGTCAAATTAATGAAAGAAGCACTTGGGAATACAGCTGTTTCAGCTGATGCTGTCCAATTTATTGATAGCACAGACCGTGAAGCAACAGAACAACTTTTCACAATGAAAGAGCACATTGACGTGCTCATTCCTCGTGGCGGCGGAAAACTGATTCAGGCTGTGGTCAACAACGCAACAGTGCCCGTATTAGAAACAGGGGTTGGAAACTGTCACATTTATGTTGATAAAGACGCGGATGTAGATAAAGCGATTTCGATTTTTGTAAATGCAAAAACAGATCGCCCAGCTGTGTGTAACGCAGCGGAAACGTTAATTATCCACCGCGAATGGTTGAAGGCAAATAAAGACGCCCTAGTTAAGGCATTGGAGAAGCACAGCATTGGTGTATACGGTGATGAAAGTGCCGTTGCAGCAATCCCTGGTGCAAAATCAGCTACCGAAGACAATTGGGCGAAGGAATTTTTAAGCTTAGACGTTGCAGTTAAAATCGTAGACGATGCATCTGAAGCGATCGAACACATCGACACCTATGGCACGAAGCATTCAGAAGCGATTGTCACTGAAAATGCTGAAACAGCAAAGCGTTTTATGGGACTCGTGGACGCGGCAGCTATTTATCATAACGCATCTACTCGTTTTACAGATGGAAGTGCGTTAGGCTTCGGCGCTGAGATCGGAATTTCCACACAAAAGCTTCACGCGCGCGGACCCATGGGTCTTCCTGCATTGACGACAGTGAAATATGTGATGAGTGGGAACGGGCAAGTGAGATAA
- a CDS encoding GNAT family N-acetyltransferase, translating into MTFPVLETRRLELVEVDQQYVKSLFDIMSIEDVMKYYGMDPLETEDQATKIIESFKQNYENSRGTRWGMILKETNMFVGTIGLNQLNLLGKKAEVGFELHPSYWRRGITSEALKEVLRYSFEYLDLFRVRAITFPENDASGNLLKSLGFKEEGRLRGYLFQNQRSHDALVYSILKTEWR; encoded by the coding sequence ATGACTTTTCCAGTACTCGAAACAAGACGACTCGAATTAGTAGAAGTGGACCAGCAGTACGTAAAGAGCTTGTTTGACATTATGTCAATAGAAGATGTGATGAAATATTACGGAATGGATCCTTTGGAAACCGAAGATCAAGCGACCAAAATTATCGAATCTTTCAAACAGAATTATGAGAATAGTAGAGGTACACGGTGGGGGATGATTCTTAAAGAAACGAACATGTTTGTTGGCACCATTGGTTTAAATCAGTTAAACCTTCTCGGAAAGAAAGCGGAGGTAGGATTTGAATTGCACCCATCCTACTGGAGGAGAGGGATTACTTCAGAAGCATTGAAGGAAGTGCTACGATATTCTTTTGAATATCTAGACTTGTTTCGAGTACGAGCCATTACTTTCCCTGAGAATGATGCATCTGGAAACTTATTAAAAAGCTTAGGTTTCAAAGAGGAGGGAAGATTAAGAGGCTACCTTTTCCAAAACCAGCGCTCTCATGATGCGTTAGTATATTCAATTTTAAAGACAGAGTGGAGGTAA
- a CDS encoding alpha/beta fold hydrolase — protein MSVKKITEEFIELNGFCLYTKRYEKSTDGPTVVFDAGYGDCSKSWNSIAPEVASMTNVIVYDRAGVGKSDSSPNPRTSEYIVKELHQLLRNSNANPPYILVGHSFGGVNIRLYTTMFPEEVAAIVLIDSTPEDYKERFLPTMDKNFQRAYNKQFVHEATYDEFMESLDQLTKNRRHLGNRSLIVLSAGKKSHYSKHSQELWHNMQRETVNLSNQSELIIAHNSSHYIQNDEPELLINAIKKVLRKHTY, from the coding sequence ATGTCAGTGAAAAAAATAACAGAAGAGTTTATCGAACTAAATGGTTTTTGCTTATACACAAAACGCTACGAGAAGAGTACAGATGGGCCAACTGTCGTTTTTGATGCCGGATATGGGGATTGCTCAAAGTCTTGGAACTCTATTGCTCCTGAAGTTGCGTCGATGACGAATGTGATTGTGTATGACCGAGCTGGTGTTGGAAAAAGCGATAGCAGTCCAAACCCAAGAACAAGCGAATATATCGTAAAGGAACTTCATCAGTTACTAAGGAATTCCAATGCAAATCCACCGTATATCCTCGTTGGTCATTCATTTGGTGGGGTAAATATACGATTGTATACGACAATGTTTCCTGAAGAAGTAGCAGCGATTGTATTAATCGATTCTACACCGGAGGACTATAAAGAAAGGTTCCTTCCAACTATGGACAAGAATTTTCAAAGAGCCTATAATAAACAATTTGTTCATGAAGCAACATACGATGAATTTATGGAAAGTTTAGATCAATTGACAAAGAACAGAAGACATCTCGGCAACCGATCACTTATCGTTTTATCTGCAGGAAAAAAATCACATTACTCAAAGCATTCACAAGAACTTTGGCATAATATGCAAAGGGAAACAGTTAATCTATCGAATCAAAGCGAGCTAATCATCGCTCACAATAGTTCGCATTATATTCAAAACGATGAACCTGAACTCCTCATAAATGCAATTAAAAAGGTATTGAGGAAGCATACTTATTAG
- the tenA gene encoding thiaminase II, translating to MTFSQELRKEADYIFEATYNHPFVKGIAEGTLLKDQLIHYVKQDFEYLNAMIQARALAIGKCTKREDMEMFNTSIGFILNSEIHPHNNFCQVAGVDYADLQGYPLAPTAQHYSKHMLNVAHEGSLGEIIAATLPCPWIYLDIGERIMKEYQPDENHPFYEWISFYGVQTEPRMQAYLDKLDALAEKASDEEKERMKDHFMVSCQLEYMFFDMAYKIEEWPVQKEKSVR from the coding sequence ATGACATTTTCCCAAGAGTTACGTAAAGAGGCAGATTACATCTTTGAGGCAACTTACAACCACCCATTTGTAAAAGGTATAGCAGAAGGTACACTATTAAAAGATCAATTGATTCACTATGTAAAGCAAGATTTCGAGTATTTAAATGCGATGATCCAGGCACGAGCTTTAGCAATTGGAAAATGTACGAAGCGTGAAGACATGGAAATGTTCAATACGAGCATTGGGTTTATTTTAAACAGCGAAATTCACCCGCATAACAACTTCTGCCAAGTCGCCGGTGTTGATTATGCTGACTTGCAAGGGTATCCGTTAGCTCCAACTGCCCAGCACTATTCGAAGCATATGTTAAATGTTGCTCACGAAGGATCTCTCGGCGAAATAATTGCTGCAACGCTTCCTTGCCCATGGATTTACTTAGACATCGGCGAGCGAATTATGAAAGAATACCAACCTGATGAAAACCATCCATTTTATGAGTGGATCTCCTTTTATGGTGTCCAAACCGAACCGAGAATGCAAGCGTATTTAGATAAACTAGATGCATTAGCAGAAAAAGCATCAGATGAAGAAAAAGAACGCATGAAAGACCACTTCATGGTTAGCTGCCAGCTTGAGTATATGTTCTTTGATATGGCATATAAAATTGAAGAATGGCCGGTTCAGAAAGAGAAGTCTGTTCGGTAG
- a CDS encoding GNAT family N-acetyltransferase, with amino-acid sequence MEIRILKPSDAQKYRELRLEALQTSPEAFASTFEEEKAYSIETYADRFESEHSFNFAAFAEEDNLVGMVTLVRANKEKLKHRATILGMYVTPDKRGEGIGKRLITEAIDKAKAHGGIEQIYLHVVTTNESAVKLYSSIGFTSFGTERHALKSADTYYDEELMVLFLE; translated from the coding sequence ATGGAAATTCGAATATTAAAACCATCAGACGCTCAGAAGTATCGAGAGTTAAGGCTTGAGGCATTACAAACGTCCCCTGAAGCTTTTGCATCTACCTTTGAAGAAGAGAAAGCATATTCAATAGAAACGTATGCTGACAGATTTGAATCCGAACACTCTTTTAACTTTGCTGCGTTTGCTGAAGAGGACAACCTTGTGGGAATGGTTACACTCGTTCGTGCAAATAAAGAGAAATTAAAGCACCGTGCTACGATTTTGGGGATGTATGTTACTCCGGATAAAAGAGGGGAAGGGATTGGAAAACGATTGATAACAGAGGCTATCGATAAAGCTAAAGCCCACGGTGGAATTGAACAAATTTATTTACATGTCGTTACAACGAACGAATCAGCGGTTAAACTTTATTCTTCAATTGGTTTTACTAGTTTTGGAACGGAACGTCATGCGTTGAAATCGGCGGATACATATTATGATGAAGAGCTAATGGTTTTGTTTTTGGAATAG